The DNA region GCCCCGGATCGGTCCCCGGCTTCGAGACGGCGTGGAACGTCCTGATCGGCGCGCCCCTGCTCATGCCGTCGTTCGTGTACACCCCGGGCGTGCACCAGAACCATCACACGCTGTCGACGTACGGCACCAGCCAGGATCCCGAGTACCTGCCGTTTGCCTCGTCTCACGTCATGACGACCGTGTTCGCCATCCACAGCGTGCTCATTCCACTGGCGCTGGTGGTCCGCTTCGTGCTGCTCGGTCCCCTCGCGTTGCTGGTGCCGCGACTGCATCGCGTGCTCGTCGAGCGCGCCTCGGCGCTGGCGATGCACCCGAACTTCGTGCGCACGGCGACGCCGGGTCTCCTTCGCAGGGCGTACTGGTGGCAGGCGTACATCATGGCCCTGTGGGCTGGCGTGATGGTGCTGGCGGTCCAGGGGGCGCTGCCGTGGCGCGTCTTCGCGTTCTGGTATGCGACGATGGCCATCGTCAGCGTCGTGAACGTGCTGCGGACGCTCGGCGCGCACCATTACGAAGGCGACGGGGCCTCGATGGATCGCGCTGCTCAGCTGCTCGACAGCATCGAGACGCCCGGAGCGTGGTGGACGGAAGTATGGGCACCGGTGGGGCTCCGATACCACGCCCTGCATCACTACTTCCCGGGCATTCCGTATCATCACCTCCCCGAGGCGCATCGACGACTCGTGGCGGTGTTGCCCGCCGACGCCACGTTCCGACGGACCTTCAGTCCCAGCCTGCCGAACTCGCTGCGCCGGCTGCTCGCCACCGGCTGGGCACGTTCCCGCGCGGGCCACTGAGCGGGCGGAGACCTGGTCGCGGTCGACGCCGTTCGTGCATGTCGGCACGGCCGCCGGCAGCGCCGGTGATCAGCCCGGCCGGCGATCCAGTAGCGGCTTCTCGATGAACACGAACAACGCCGACGCGATCGCGAACGTGACGATCGCGCCCGTGATGCCGTAGCGCAGGATGTCGAGCGCCGTGACACTGCCGCCCCCGTACTGGGCGCGAATCACCATGAACAGGACGACCGGGTGAATGAGGTAGGTCGAGTACGACACCTGGGCGATCGGGTACCAGGGCCGCGCGGAGAGCGCCCGGACGAGCCAGCGGCCGACCGCGTGAGGCGTGAAGGTGAGCGCCAGCAGCAGCGCGACGCCCAGCGAGAACGTATAGCGGTACGTCGACATGAACGCCGTGCCCGAGGGCCGATCCCACGAGCCGTGGTCGATCCAGAGTGGCGTGCCGACGAGCAGCAGGAGGGCGAGGACCAGCGTGGCATGCCCGTGCACGGGCTTGCCGAGCCAGGCGAGGGCGCGTTCGTGCCGCAGCAGGTACGCCACGCCCACGCCCATCAGCAGGCACGCATACCGCGTGTGCAGCTTGTCGTACAGCAGGTCGAAATAGCGGGCGAACTCGGGCGGGTTCAGCGCCGGGTGGATCACGTAGTGGATCGGTGCGGCCCACACGTGGCCGATCACCAGGTTCAGGACGTAACCGGCAAGGACGCACCAGCACACCACGGCCAGGGGAGAACGCGTGGTGCGTGACAACGCCAACACGAACAGCGGACAGAGCAGGTAGAACTGCTCCTCGATCGCGAGTGACCACGTCCAGCTCATGAACTGCGAGAAGACGGTGACGAAGTTGTTCACGTACAGCAGGTTCGTCCAGACGTATCGCAGGGGCACCTTCGGGTCGCCGGTCAGCAACCCGAACACCGCGACGAACGCGATCACCACGAGATACACGGGGAAGAGCCGCAGGAGCCGTCGGACGTAGAAGCGACGCAGGTCGAGCGCCCGGGTCCGCTCCACCTCGGTGATGAGCAGGTTGCCGATCAGGAAGCCGCTGATCACGAAGAAGATGTCGACGCCGAAGTGTCCGTGCCACATCCACTGCAGCCCGGGCCTGCTGACGAGCTCCGCGATCGCCGATGGCTGGAGGAACTCGCTGAGGAGGAAGAGCACGTGGGAGGCGAAGACCCACAGGATGGCGATGGCCCGCAGTCCGTCGATCTGCTCGAACCGGCCCTCTCGTCTCACGAAGATCCCGTGGAGACGGTGACGCACTCGTAGCGACGGCATGAGTCCCGCGCATTCTGCCGAGCGCTGTCGGGCCTGTCAAACCTTCGCTGTCGCGACCGGGCATCGCGCCCGGCCCTGGCTGGTTCCGCGTGACGGTCCTGATCAGAGACGGCGGAGTCGAGGGGCGACGCGGTTCAGCGCGAGTACGTCGGTGCGGCGGACCGCAGTCGGCCGGCACGGCGTCCGGCGTCGCGGCGGAACAGGACGATCGCGCCGGTTCCGACGACCCCTGCCAGCAGCACCGCAGTGGTGACCAGGTCGTTCACGTGCCCCATCTTCAGCGCGAGGGCCGACAGGCCGATCGAGGTCCACATGCTCACGAGCGCCGCCACTTTCGCGCGGCGCGGCATCGGCGTGGTGGGGTCGGCGTACTTCAGGTAGGGAGACAACCGCCGGTTCGATCGCAGTCGCCGCTCCAGTGTGGGCGAGCTGCGTGCCAGCAGGCAGGAACCGCTCAACACGAACACGGTGGTGGGAAGCCCGGGCACGAAGGCGCCCACGAGGCCGAGTCCGACACACGTCACCCCGGCGGCCGCCACCACCCACCGGAAGCGCGTGGCGGGAGACTCGGTCGGGGACGTCGCCCGTGTCGATGCTGCCGTTGGGTCCGATACCTTCACGCTCTTCACATCGCGCCTCCAGGTCGGCTCGGCACCGACGCGCGCTGGACCGGCTTCCCGAAAGCATTCGACGCCCGTCCCGACGCCGGGTCGCCGCGCGGCCTGCTCCACCCGCTTGCGGGCCAGGGCCGAAGCGGGCGCGGCCGCCCCCCTGGCGGCCTGCTCGGCCGTGGACGCACAGGTCCTATCGGCGTCGCACGGTGGCCGCGTGAATCTGCGCGGTCGCGTGCACACGGTCGCATTCCTGCCAGCCCTGCTCGATCGTCGCGCGCGCGCTCGACCTGCTTCTGCTGCAATGGCTCGCGGTGCTCTGCGCGCCGCACGCCGGTTCACGGTGCGCTGCAGACGGCAAGGATGAGCCGCGACAATGCCCCTTGGTGTCCAAAGCACCATGTGCAATCGGACGGCCCTGATTGCCTGTATGGCATCTCTCGTCCTTGCCGCCAGTGCATCGGGGCAGTCGCCGGCGCCTGATTCCGCGCCTGCCCGTCGGGGTAGCGGTTCCTCTGCGGATCGCGAGTCAGCGCAGACGCACACTCGCGCCCTCGCGTCGACGGTCGACGCCATCGTTCACGAAGGTGGTCACGCCGGCATCGTCGTCAAGCTCGAGTCGGTCGTGGGCCTCGAGACCATGTACCCCGTCAGCGCGATCTTCACTTCGCCTCGCTGGTACGTCCGACTCCCGGCGGTCGGCGCACCGGTGCGTGCGCTGCTCGCACTCCATGAAGGCGGCTCTCGCCACCTGGAGGGACCGGGGCCGCGATTGGTCGATCAGCGTGCCACGCGCTGCCTGGCGCTCCTGCGGCAGCCCGTGCGGCGCGTGTACGTCGGGTCGTTCCACCATGTCTTCATCGCCACGTCGGCGAACGCGCTGGGCCGCCCCCCTGTCTTCGGCACCGTCGGCAGTGGCGTCTGCAGGGCACCGGAACGCCTGCATCGGCACACGGTGGTCGGCAGCGGGCCTACCTACCTGGACGCGCTCGATCAGATCGTGGCGCAGGCAGGTGGTGTGGCCTGGGTGGCGGCGGAGAACGGACGAGGCCAGTGCGGCATTGGACTCGTGGTCGCCGGCCAACCGCTGCTCGAAGGGATCGATTGCCTCGGGGGCCACTTACTGGAAGTGCCGCCAACGACTCCCCTGCGCCGCTGACACCAAGGCGCTAGTCAACAGCTTCGCCGAGAAGGTGCGGGAACGCCGATCCAGGATGGCCACGCTCCTGCCCCCGCTTCGTCATGCCACCAGAACGCGTCCCTGCCCTGCGGCACGGGTGCGGGGCTTGACGACGATCTCCACATCGCGGCCGAGCAGCACGAGAAAACGCACGAGGCGGTCGAGCGAGAACCCGGCGAGCCGACCTCGCACGAGGGCCGAGACCTTCGGTTGATCGATGTCCAGCAACTCGGCCGCGGCCGCCTGCGTCAATCGTTGCTCGGCGATCAGTTCCGCAATCTTGCGAGCGAGTTCCGCCTTGGCGAGCGCCTCCGCCGGCCTCGGGCGCCCGAGATCCTCGAACACGTTGCCGCTCCCGATCACGTGGTCCTTGTGCGCCATGCCTTATCCCTTCTGCGCGTTCAGCGCAGCCGCCTGCTTCAGTCGCTGCGCGATCAGGTCGATGTCTGCCTTCGGTGTCGCCACGCCCGTCTCGGACTTCTTCTGAAACGCGTGCAGCACGTACACACGATCGGCGAACCGGACCGTGTACACGGCCCGGAACGTCCCCGCCCGATGATCGGAGACGACCTCCAGCACGCCAGCGCCCAGGCCCTTCAACGGCTTGGCCGACACGTGCTTCTGCCGACACTGCGCCAGGTAGATCGCGAAGCCCATCTCGTCCTGCACCGCCGCTGGGAACGTCTTCAGCTCGCGGAGAGAATCTCCGAGCCAGATCACAGGCTTCAGCGGCGGAGGCATCGGGACGGCCCATCATGCCATATCTGGCATACCGATGCCGCGACTGACACTACTGGCATGGGGGAGCACTCGATGATGGCTGGTAGTGCCGAAACCGATACCGACGCCGGAGGGCCCTCCAGCCGATATGGATTGTCCAAAAATTGTCAATCAGCCGCAGCAAGCCACTTCGACGACATGTCGCTCCGAAGCTTTCGCACCGTGTAGATACGCGCCAACACCTTGAACTCCAGGCACTTGGAGCCATGTGGCGTGAGCAAGCCGCCAGCGTCGACCCAGTCGAACGCGTGTTCGACGGGGACAACGGTCGCAGCTGCCAACACTGCCTTGCAAGTGCCTGATTTTAATGGAGTTGGTACGCCCGAGAGGATTTGAGCCCGGTGGCGAGCCCGGAGGCGGAGTCACTGGCCTGAAGGCTCTCGTGGCCGTACCACCCCGCGAAGCGAGGTGGTACGCCCGAGAGGATTCGAGCCCGGTGGCGAGCCGGAGGCGGAGCCACGGGCCTGAAGGCTCTCGTGGCCGTACCACCCGCGAAGCGAGGTGGTACGCCCGAGAGGATTCGAACCTCTGACCTTTGGCTCCGGAGGCCAACGCTCTATCCAGCTGAGCTACGGGCGCACTGATGGCTGCGACGCCAGCACTCCGGGGGCCCGGAGAGCGATCCGCCTACGCCAAGGCTTCGGCGGACGGGGTCACGACCGTCGGTCAGTGTACCACCGCCCCCGCTGCCCCGCGCGGGTTGACGCCGCTGGCCTTCCACTCCGCGTCCACGTCGGCCTCCCACGCCGCCACCAGCGCCCGCAGCCGCCGGGCCACGTCCTGGCGCTGACGCGTGAGGTCCTGACGCTCCCCCGGGTCGGCCCGCACGTCGAACACGAACGCGTTGTTGCCGTCGAGCATCAACTTCCAGTCGCCGCTCCGGACCGCCACCTGCGACCGCCCACCCACGGCGGTGCGCCAGAAGAGCGTCCGCGTCACCGGGGCCACCGTGCCCCGGAGCATCGGCAACAGGTCGAGGCCCTCGTATCGCGCCTCGGCCGGCGCGGCGCCGCCGGTGGCCGCCACGATGGTCGCGCTGAGGTCCATGGTGATCCCCACCTGCGGCGACACCGTGCCTGCCGGAATCCGTCCGGGCCACCGGATCAGGGCCGGCACGCGAATCCCTCCCTCCCACACCGACGACTTGCGGTTGAAGAACGGGCGGTTGTCGGCAAGCCACTCGCCGCCGTTGTCGTTGGTGAAGATGACGATCGTGTCCGGCGCGAGCCTCAGGCGTTCGAGGGTGTCCAGCACACGGCCGACACCGCGGTCCACCTGCTCCACCATCGCCACGTAGTCGGCCCGCGTGCCGGTGGCCTCGTCCCACGGACGCACGTGCCGCGCGTTGTCGATCGCCACCGACGGCCTGCCGGGCGGCTGGTACGGCCAGTGCGGCGCGTTGTACGCAATCTCGAGGAAGAACCGGCGCGACGCGTGATCCTCGAGGAACCGCACCGCGCGATCGGTGATCAGGTCGGTGGTGTAGCCCTCCATCACGACGGGGCGGTCGTCCTCCCAGAGATCCGGCTTCCCATCGCCTCCCGTGTGCGCGTAGAAGTCGTGATACCCGCTCTTGAGCCCGAAGAACGAGCCGAACCCGTGCGCGCGTGGGCTGAACTCCGCGCGATACCCGAGGTGCCACTTCCCCACCAGCGCGGTCACGTATCCGCGCTGCGCCAGCAGGTTCGGCAAGGAGTACGGACTGCCGGGCAGCCCGACGTCACCACCCGGGCGCCCCGCCGATGGCATCGGCTCCTCGAGCCCGTAGCGTTGCTGGTACCGGCCCGAGATGAGGCCCGCCCGCGTCGGCGTGCACACCGGCGCATTGGCGTAGAACGCCGTCATCCGGACCCCGTCGCGCGCCAGGCTGTCGATGCGCGGCGTGCGGATGTCGGTGGCGCCGTAACTCGAGAGATCGGCGCTCCCCATGTCGTCGGTGATGATGAGCACCACGTTGGGCAGCGCCCCTCTTCCTGCCTCCTGGGCCGGCGACACGCCCCCGCCGACGCTCCAGCACGCACACGCGAACAGCAGCCTCGTTTGCCAGGTCATGCCCACTCCCCTTCGGCCAGTCGCGCCCAGTCTATGCGACGGGGCATACTGCCGAGCGACTCCCGAACCCTCAGCCCCTGTCTACGCTCGCTGACATGCCCCAGCCCCACCTCGCCACGCGCATCCTCGTCGGAGCTTCCCGATTCACCGGTCGATGGGTCGTCCGCGCGCTGCTGCTCGCCGCGGGACTGCTCCTCGCGGTCACCGCCGGCTTCGCCGCCTACGCGGTGCTGATGCTGCCCGACGTGGAGCCCTGGCACACCACACGGCTGCGCGGCGAGTTCACCGAGTTCGACGCGCCGGGCATGGACTTTGCCGGCTACCAGGCCAGGGAAGCGAGGCTCTTCGAGGAAATGGCGGAGGCCGTCGCCGCGATGCCGAGGGACGCGGCCTACTTCGCCGGCAGCCGCTACGACCCCAACGGCCTCGGCCGCCGGCTCGCCGGCGGCCAGCCGTACAACCGCACCACGCGTCGCACGCCGGCCGGCCCGCTCAAGGGCGCCGCACTCCTCATACACGGCCTGTCCGACGGCCCCTACTCGATGCAGAACCTCGGCGACGTACTGCTCGCCCAGGGCTTCGAGGTGACCATCCTGCGCCTGCCCGGCCACGGCACGCTGCCGAGCGCGATGGTGCACATGGAATACGACGACTGGGTCGCCGCGATGACCATCGCCGCGCGCGACATCAGCAGCCGCCTGCCGAAGGATCTGCCCTTCTACCTGGCGGGCTACTCCACCGGCGGCTCGCTGGCGATGACCTACGCGCTCGACCGCATCACGCCCGGCGCCGATCCGTCGCTACGCACGCCGACCCGCGTGCTGCTCTTCTCGGCCGCCATCGAGCTGACGCCCGCCGCCGCACTGACGCCAATCCTCGACCTGTTCGCGCGCCTGCCCGTGCAGGCCTTCGAGAAGGTGAACTGGCAGTCGATCGGCCCCGAGTACGACCCGTACAAGTTCGTGTCCTTCCCGGTCAACGCGTCGCGCCAGGTCTACAAGGCCACGCGCAAGCTGCAGCGCCAGCTGCTCGAGGCCGAGCAGGCGGGGCGCCTCGGCCAACTGCCGTCGGTGGTCGCCTTCCAGTCGGCCGTCGACTCCACCACCGGCGCGAACGGCGTGTCGACGACCGTGTTCGGGCGATTGAAGGGCGCGCAGCATCGCCTGGTGCTGTTCGACGTCAATCGCCACGCCAAGTACGACATCGTCCGCCAGCCTTCGCCGGGCACGCTCGTGACGTCGGTGGTGGACGGCTACGCCAACGGCACGCGCCAGCACACGCTGCTCCTCGTGACCAATCGCTCGCGCGAGACCGAGGAGGTCGAAGTCCGCGAGTACGCTCCCGGACGCCGCGATCCCGTCGTCACGACGCCCGGCCTGAGCTGGCCCCTGCACCTCGTGTCGGTGGGCCACGTGTCGGTGCCCTTCCCGCCGAAGGACCCGCTGTACGGCTATGAGGAAGGGTCCGGCGCCAACGGCATCCCGTCGATCGGCAGCTGGCGCGTGCGCGGCGAGGAGGGCGCGATCGTGCTGCCACTCGGCGCGCTGGGTCGCATCCGCGCCAACCCGTTCTGGCTGGTGCTGCAGCAGCAGGTGGAGATGCTGGCGGCGGCCGACACGACCCACTGAGGGCGTACTCGTCGTCAGTGGATCCAGGTCAGCGCGGCAACCAGCGCGTTGGAATTCGCGCCCGGGTTGTACTCGGTCAGCACGCCGTCGGACATGTGGTGGATGCGGTACTCGACCGAGAAGACACCGCGGCTGTGAATCGACACCGCGATGCCGCCCCCGCCCTGCGGGGTGAAGTTGATGTTGGAGATGTCGCGCGGGATCCGCCCGCTCGAGTACACGACCCCGGCGCCCGCCGACAGGAAGGGCCGCACCGTCGATCCAGGCGAGAAGTAGTGGCGGAACACGAGCGCCGCCGACCCTGCATAGCGGGTGCTGGCGGCATCGTGGAACAGGTACAGGGGACTCAGTTCGGCGGAGATGACGAAGTTGCCGCGCAGGATGCCCGGCGCCACCGGATCGGTCAGGACATGGCTCAGGCGAACGCCGAACGCGATGAACTCGCTGTCGGGAAGGCCACCCCAGACGTCCATCGCGGCGCCGGCGCCGAGCAGCAGTCCGAACTCGCTGTTGCCCTTGCGGAAGGCGTCGCCGGTCGGCCGATCCGACTCCTCCCCGGCGGCCGAGGGCACCAGCCCCCCCATCGTCATGGCCGTGACGATGACCGCGATCGACAAGGCACGTTGCGTAAGTCGCATACGACGCTCCGCAGGCGTATGATAACGCTGTCCGGTCGAGCTGTCGCGTGATTTCGCGCGGCTCGCCGGCGCCCGGAGGCGAGCCCATGTCCCGCGGCTCCACTGTCGCTCCGCTTGACGTCCTGGCGGCACTCCTCATCGCCACCTGCACGCCGGCCCAGGCCTTCGGCCAGCCGACGGGCGCCGACCCGCCCCCACTCTCGACGCCTCCTGCCGTAGCGGCCGCACGCGACCCCAGGATCCACGTCCCGGAAGCGTCCACCCTCGCCACGACCGGCGGAACCGGGTTGATTCGCCTGGGCTCACCCTACCCGTTGAAGGCTGGAAACATCGCGGTCGGGGCGACCGTCATGAACTGCGATCGCAATCCCGGCGACGTGGACTTCTTCGACTACGGCGCGCAGTTCGCGGTGGGGGTGGGCGCACGCACCGAGCTGTTCGTGCGCGCGTCGCCGGTGGTGCGCACCAACAGCGTGGGCCAGGATCCGGTGGGCTTCCCCGTGCCGCCGCTCGACCTGTTCGTGGATACCTACCCGACCAACGCGCTGCGACCAGGGCCCCTCTTCCTGCTGGCGCAGGAGGTTCCCTACAAGTCCTACGATGCGGCGACCGAGGTCATCGATCCGCCCGGACATGGTGCCTTCGCGTCCTCATCGGGATCGGTCGTCCTGGGCGCCAAGGTGAACCTGGCGTCGGAGGATCGCGGGGCGTGGCTGGGCCTCGGCGTGCGCGGGTACGTGGACATCCCCACCGAGACGCCCGAATACAACTCGCCACGGTGGGGTCGCCTGAACGGTGTGTCCGGGAAGGTGGACGTGGGGCTCGACGTGCTCGCCGCCAAGCGATTCGCGCTCACCGAGCTGATGGTCAACGTCGGCTATCGCCGGGTCGGCGACCCGGACCGGGGCATCCGGCTGCAGTACATCGACTCGTCGAAATCGGCGGGGGCGGGCTTCCTGGTGGGCTCGCCAGTCGAGATCGCCCTCGACCTGCACGATCGGCTCGAAGTCGGCGCCGGCGCGGCGATTCCGCTGTTCGCGATCCAGCGTGGGCAGGTGTGGATGGTGAGCGAGTTCAGCTACCTGCGCTACGTCGGTGGTGGCACCCCGGTGGAGCGCCTCGTGCACCCGGCGGAGATGCGCCTCGGCCTGCAGTGGGACCTGCCGTGGTACAAGGCCCTGTCGCTCGGCGCGGCGTGGCAGCTGCTGTTCAACGATGGCGGCGACGGCGACCTGCGCACCACCTTCCTCCGCGGCGATGCCGGTGGCGACGTGAACTTCAGCGAGCTCGTCGACGGCGAGCTCTCGTCGGAAGTCCAGGCCTATCTCGCCAGCCGCGGCGCGACGTTCTCGCCCAACAGCTCGAAGGTGCTCTCCACCGACAACCCGGCGTTCGACGCGTGGCGCAACATCGCGCCGGTGCCCCAGCGCGTCATCTCGCAAGGAGGCGGCAACATCCTGGCGTTCATCACGTGGCGCATCAATCAGCGGTGACCACCACGGGCAGCGGCGCAGCGGCGCCCGCCGACGCCTGCAAATCTCCAGTTTCGAATCGCCACCACTGACGCTAGACTCCGGGGCGACTCGACCGCATGTCGCTCCCTGCCGGCACCGCCATCGGCCCGTACACGATCGTCGCCCCGCTCGGCACGGGCGGCATGGGTGAGGTGTATCGCGCCCACGATGCCACACTGCACCGCGACGTCGCGATCAAGCTCCTGCCGGACGCCTTTGCCAACGACAACGACCGCGTCGCGCGCGTGCTGCGCGAGGCGCAGGTGCTGGCGTCGCTGAATCATCCTGGCATCGCCGGCATCTACGGCATCGAGTCGTTCCGCGGCACGCACGCCCTGGTGATGGAGTTGGTCGCCGGCGACGACCTCGCGACGCTCCTCGAACGCGGCCCGCTCGCCCCCGAGGACGCGCTGCCCATCGCGCGGCAGGTGGCCGCCGCCCTCGAGGCCGCGCACGAGCAGGGCGTCGTCCATCGCGACCTCAAGCCCGGCAACATCAAGGTGCGCGCCGACGGCTCCGCGAAGGTGCTCGACTTCGGCCTCGCGAAGGCGCAGGCCCCGGGCTCCGCGCCCGGCCGCGACGGGCTCGCCGCCACGCTCACCTCGCCGACGCTCACGGCGCAGGGCCTCCTGCTCGGCACGCCGGCGTACATGGCCCCCGAACAGGCGCGCGGTCGCGCCGTCGACAAGCGCGCCGACATCTGGGCCTTCGGCGTCGTCCTCTACGAGATGCTGACGGGCGTGTGCCCGTTCCGCGAGGACTCGGTCGCCGCCACGCTCGCCGCGGTGCTCACAAAGGAGGTGGACCTCGGCGCGATCCCGGAGACCGTGCCGGCCAGCGTGACCGCACTGATCGCGCGCTGCCTCGAGCGCGATCCGCAGGTCCGCCTGCGCGACATCGGCGAGGCGCGGGTGGCGCTGGCGGCGCCCGCGCCGTCGAACGGGCCACTCGTCCGCGCTCCGCAGCCGACGAGTGCGCCAGCCGCCCCGTCGCGCAGCTACACGCGTCGCGAACTGATCGCCATGGCCGCGGGCGGCACCGCACTGTTCGGCGGCGGCCTGGCCGCGGGCCTCATCGTGCCGCGGCGCGGCTCTGAGCCGGTGGCGCCACTGCTCGTGCGTCCACTGACCGCGTCGGGCCTGGTGATCAGCGCGTCGATCTCGCCCGACGGCCGCTACCTCGCGTATGTGGAGTCCGAGCACGGGCAGCAGAGCCTGTGGGTGCGCCAGGTGGCCACTGGGCAGACGTTGCGCCTCATGCCCGAGGACTCGGTCGCGTACTGGAGCCACACCTTCACGCCCGACGGCAACGCGATCGTCTTCGGCCAGAAGTCCCGGACGCAGCCCACCGGCGCACTCTTCTCCATCTCGCCGCTCGGCGGCACGCCACGGCTGCTCGTCGAGGGGATGGACACGCCCCCGACCTTCTCTCCCGATGGAGCCCGCATGGCGTTCGTGCGGGCGCGCACGCCCGACCCGGAGCACTCGGCGCTGATGGTGTGCAATCGCGATGGCAGCGCTGAACGGGTCCTGGCGGCGGTGAAGCTCCCGGAGTCGATGGCCGACGTGTTCTTCGGGGCGCCGTCCTGGTCGCCGGACGGGACCACCATCGCCGTGGCGGTCGGCACCGGCCTCAGCTCACGCGCCCTCGCCGTGCGCGGTGCGCGGCTCGCCCTCGTGGATGCGACGAGCGGCGCGATGCGCACGCTCGGTCCGGTCGACTGGCTGCACGTGGGCCAGTGTGCGTGGCTGCCGGACGGGCGCTCCCTGCTCGCGATCGCGCGGCCCCCCAGCGACCCGTGGTCGCAGGTGTGGAGCATCGATGCCTCGACCGGGGCGACGCGCCGCGTCACAACGGGCACCGACGAGTTCCGCATCGTGTCCCTCACGGCCGACGGGCGCACGCTGGTATCGGTGCAGTCCACCATCGTGTCGACGATGAGCACGATGCCGATGGCCGGCGGCGCCCTCCGGCGCCTCGGGAGAACGAGCCTCGAGGGCGGCGGTGGGCTCGCCTGCCTGCCCGATGGGCGCCTGGCGTTCGCCTCCCTCATCGACCAGGCCTCCTCCATCTGGACGACCACGCCGGACGGCGCGACGCGGAGCGTGCTGGTCGATGCGCGGGCCGGCGAGTTCCTCTCGTTTCCAGCGGCGAGCGACGACGGCGGGCTGGCGTTCGTGGCCATGGCGAACGCCCAGCTCGAGCTGCGGTG from Luteitalea sp. TBR-22 includes:
- a CDS encoding protein kinase; protein product: MSLPAGTAIGPYTIVAPLGTGGMGEVYRAHDATLHRDVAIKLLPDAFANDNDRVARVLREAQVLASLNHPGIAGIYGIESFRGTHALVMELVAGDDLATLLERGPLAPEDALPIARQVAAALEAAHEQGVVHRDLKPGNIKVRADGSAKVLDFGLAKAQAPGSAPGRDGLAATLTSPTLTAQGLLLGTPAYMAPEQARGRAVDKRADIWAFGVVLYEMLTGVCPFREDSVAATLAAVLTKEVDLGAIPETVPASVTALIARCLERDPQVRLRDIGEARVALAAPAPSNGPLVRAPQPTSAPAAPSRSYTRRELIAMAAGGTALFGGGLAAGLIVPRRGSEPVAPLLVRPLTASGLVISASISPDGRYLAYVESEHGQQSLWVRQVATGQTLRLMPEDSVAYWSHTFTPDGNAIVFGQKSRTQPTGALFSISPLGGTPRLLVEGMDTPPTFSPDGARMAFVRARTPDPEHSALMVCNRDGSAERVLAAVKLPESMADVFFGAPSWSPDGTTIAVAVGTGLSSRALAVRGARLALVDATSGAMRTLGPVDWLHVGQCAWLPDGRSLLAIARPPSDPWSQVWSIDASTGATRRVTTGTDEFRIVSLTADGRTLVSVQSTIVSTMSTMPMAGGALRRLGRTSLEGGGGLACLPDGRLAFASLIDQASSIWTTTPDGATRSVLVDARAGEFLSFPAASDDGGLAFVAMANAQLELRWLPAGASRARVVTRDLLADGIAVSPDGRTLVFSASIKGEPRLFRCATDGSDRRQISSGWASTPAIGPDGRTVAYFGTGNGGFRIKVASLDTGDVLSDLPSEPPPSGFSTLALTGDGVLTAVMPGDRGNVWLRPLDGSPARKLTPFAEQEIFRFAVSRDGATLVIVRGSRLRDAQMITGFDPAT